From the Primulina tabacum isolate GXHZ01 chromosome 3, ASM2559414v2, whole genome shotgun sequence genome, one window contains:
- the LOC142540833 gene encoding uncharacterized protein LOC142540833 isoform X3, which yields MEKRFVRVARGSIVGGVCLGMFTAAFCGLQNFFAEKRGVHDVYNVVGAGSATEATFGLIMPGSLSWHARYVVLGSVLGAVFGFPIGFVDSVCK from the exons ATGGAGAAAAGATTTGTACGAGTTGCTCGAGGGTCAATAGTTGGTGGAGTCTGCCTTGGCATGTTTACCGCTGCCTTCTGTGGCTTGCAGAATTTTTTTGCTGAAAAACGAGGGGTTCATGATGTTTATAATGTAGTTGGGGCTGGTTCTGCCACTGAAGCTACATTTGGCCTTATAA TGCCGGGTTCACTCTCTTGGCATGCAAGGTATGTGGTGCTGGGTTCGGTGTTAGGTGCAGTATTTGGCTTCCCAATTG GTTTTGTAGATTCTGTGTGCAAGTGA
- the LOC142540833 gene encoding uncharacterized protein LOC142540833 isoform X2: MEKRFVRVARGSIVGGVCLGMFTAAFCGLQNFFAEKRGVHDVYNVVGAGSATEATFGLIMPGSLSWHARYVVLGSVLGAVFGFPIDVVSFGHVKVL, encoded by the exons ATGGAGAAAAGATTTGTACGAGTTGCTCGAGGGTCAATAGTTGGTGGAGTCTGCCTTGGCATGTTTACCGCTGCCTTCTGTGGCTTGCAGAATTTTTTTGCTGAAAAACGAGGGGTTCATGATGTTTATAATGTAGTTGGGGCTGGTTCTGCCACTGAAGCTACATTTGGCCTTATAA TGCCGGGTTCACTCTCTTGGCATGCAAGGTATGTGGTGCTGGGTTCGGTGTTAGGTGCAGTATTTGGCTTCCCAATTG ATGTGGTTTCATTTGGCCATGTGAAGGTTTTGTAG
- the LOC142540833 gene encoding uncharacterized protein LOC142540833 isoform X1, with protein MEKRFVRVARGSIVGGVCLGMFTAAFCGLQNFFAEKRGVHDVYNVVGAGSATEATFGLIMPGSLSWHARYVVLGSVLGAVFGFPIGWLHLKLVEKANEGKLASTSEVSDSTTQMVGLVVQPRRFKRT; from the exons ATGGAGAAAAGATTTGTACGAGTTGCTCGAGGGTCAATAGTTGGTGGAGTCTGCCTTGGCATGTTTACCGCTGCCTTCTGTGGCTTGCAGAATTTTTTTGCTGAAAAACGAGGGGTTCATGATGTTTATAATGTAGTTGGGGCTGGTTCTGCCACTGAAGCTACATTTGGCCTTATAA TGCCGGGTTCACTCTCTTGGCATGCAAGGTATGTGGTGCTGGGTTCGGTGTTAGGTGCAGTATTTGGCTTCCCAATTG GTTGGCTTCACTTAAAACTTGTGGAGAAAGCAAATGAAGGCAAACTGGCAAGTACTTCTGAAGTTAGTGATTCTACGACTCAAATGGTGGGGTTGGTGGTGCAACCGAGAAGATTTAAGAGAACTTAA
- the LOC142538513 gene encoding uncharacterized protein LOC142538513: MPGNYTVSAADVEKQLDAPMPWIGMYVAAASFICTLGMAADTFRGFRSKKYWFPNKFFSLNATSLTLLAVAMKLPLDLTTRMYAVTDRLAKVSSLIFFSTAMGNFMTCLGSMDNKDIAMNVTALGILVITVITNVCIQIIQMRHFLKGREMFGEELLAATCMLLLLVMIVSTAVMVPTTKRYLELKYHEMLKMASDEEILESVEEGNFAYDKVKFTIQKYWVMADTSSSHFVIARSVSCTASGALCLLIALVLAQAEIRMLTEHCEIIKSASKYGWSVKWIVLTQSVGVVVGTITPAFRWYVAVDFKCREKGNRSFKDEFKIETYWTQKLVEWKESSLPLQIRDRKWRKVVHDTKRIILNFVIRIQVLVILTSKTVRLISVWFTRPIISFFHCIKMLTNRSESAASRVHGISESEPELSKGRDLNRYVLLLPGEGELPEKIITYIQNEAEKLTERGKKQQPRNLINLLHNIGNFRGVRDIDRYQVPSLHSKEPPGCWSLPLVSLTSIAIALPNIPKHEVSTLLRSVDEGLFYVKLIEKTLDKKEKLTNLRNAADVIWVGVELYRKWEGKDLHETSRRGENFKETIQELSSKAERTVMDFKRDLKDFTMENPLNWPVKVIAANSMYRVCRRILSACECDDHQTDERLFAQLCVMIANIMAACLTNLIHVIFMKCHHKAMKEESIRQAALLLGEAEEILGIIQQHRAPSLDPDESEFIAKWCNLIKQKK, encoded by the coding sequence ATGCCGGGGAACTACACAGTATCTGCTGCAGACGTGGAGAAACAGCTGGATGCACCGATGCCATGGATTGGCATGTATGTTGCTGCAGCGTCTTTCATCTGTACGCTTGGGATGGCAGCCGATACATTCCGGGGATTCCGAAGCAAGAAGTACTGGTTCCCAAATAAGTTCTTTTCACTCAACGCCACTTCACTGACATTGCTGGCCGTGGCGATGAAGCTGCCTCTGGATCTTACTACACGTATGTATGCTGTAACGGATAGGTTAGCGAAGGTTAGCagcttgattttcttttcaacaGCTATGGGaaatttcatgacttgtttgggATCCATGGATAATAAAGACATTGCGATGAATGTAACAGCTTTAGGAATACTTGTAATCACAGTGATAACTAATGTCTGCATTCAGATAATTCAAATGAGACATTTTCTCAAGGGTAGAGAAATGTTTGGTGAAGAACTTTTAGCTGCTACTTGCATGCTTCTTTTGCTTGTTATGATTGTCTCTACTGCTGTAATGGTACCGACTACCAAACGATACCTGGAATTGAAATATCATGAGATGCTAAAAATGGCTTCTGATGAGGAAATCTTGGAGTCCGTAGAGGAGGGAAACTTTGCCTACGATAAAGTGAAATTCACGATCCAGAAGTATTGGGTTATGGCAGACACTAGTAGCTCCCATTTTGTTATTGCACGTTCCGTGTCCTGCACTGCTTCGGGTGCCCTTTGTCTGCTAATTGCTCTCGTTTTGGCACAAGCTGAGATTCGAATGTTAACTGAACATTGTGAGATTATTAAAAGTGCTTCTAAATATGGATGGTCAGTGAAATGGATTGTTCTTACTCAGTCCGTCGGTGTTGTGGTGGGTACCATCACCCCAGCGTTCAGATGGTACGTTGCTGTAGATTTCAAATGCCGTGAGAAAGGTAACAGGAGTTTCAAAGATGAATTCAAGATAGAAACTTACTGGACACAGAAGTTGGTGGAGTGGAAGGAGAGCTCATTACCTTTGCAAATTAGAGATCGAAAGTGGAGGAAAGTTGTCCACGATACCAAACGAATTATTCTAAATTTTGTAATTAGAATTCAGGTTCTCGTCATTCTAACCAGCAAAACGGTTCGGCTAATCTCAGTTTGGTTCACCAGACCAATCATCTCATTTTTCCACTGCATCAAGATGTTGACGAATAGATCGGAGTCTGCTGCATCACGTGTTCATGGGATATCTGAATCAGAACCAGAATTATCCAAAGGGAGAGATCTAAACCGCTATGTTCTGTTACTACCAGGTGAAGGAGAGTTGCCTGAAAAGATCATAACATACATCCAAAATGAGGCCGAAAAACTGACCGAGAGGGGTAAGAAGCAGCAACCCAGGAACCTGATAAACCTTCTCCATAACATTGGCAACTTCAGAGGTGTGAGAGACATTGACAGGTATCAAGTCCCAAGTCTGCATTCTAAGGAACCTCCCGGGTGCTGGTCTTTGCCCCTGGTTTCCTTGACAAGTATAGCAATTGCACTTCCTAATATACCGAAGCATGAAGTCAGTACGTTACTGAGGAGTGTGGACGAAGGCTTATTCTATGTAAAACTTATAGAGAAAACCCttgataaaaaggaaaaattaacTAACCTCAGAAATGCAGCAGATGTCATTTGGGTCGGAGTTGAACTGTATCGCAAGTGGGAAGGCAAGGATCTCCACGAAACATCTCGCAGAGGCGAAAACTTCAAGGAGACAATACAAGAACTCTCGAGTAAAGCCGAGAGGACCGTCATGGATTTCAAGAGAGACTTGAAAGATTTCACAATGGAAAATCCTCTTAATTGGCCGGTTAAGGTTATAGCTGCCAACTCAATGTACCGTGTCTGCCGAAGAATTTTGTCAGCATGTGAATGTGATGATCACCAAACAGATGAGAGATTGTTCGCACAATTATGCGTCATGATTGCAAACATAATGGCAGCTTGTCTTACCAATTTAATTCATGTCATATTCATGAAGTGTCACCATAAAGCCATGAAGGAGGAAAGTATCCGTCAAGCAGCTCTCCTCTTGGGAGAAGCCGAAGAGATTCTTGGAATCATCCAGCAACATAGAGCACCAAGCCTGGATCCAGACGAATCAGAATTTATTGCAAAGTGGTGCAACTTAATCAAgcagaaaaaataa
- the LOC142538514 gene encoding uncharacterized protein LOC142538514 yields the protein MRSYGEKITDQTIIENVLRSLTPKFDHAVAAIEEYMDLSVFSFDELMGSLQVHESRINRSLKKNEEKTFQMKEAVSKLGEIEISTTKGHGRGGFRGHGRGRGFGRGRGRAYCPNKDQQVNYAAENEKESKLFMVHSNTDNNSSGVWFVDSGCSNHMTDTKSMFKELDETQKVKVQLGNGKDVQVEWKGTIGIETTNGKIKLLRNIQFVPDLGYNLLSVGQLMSCGYSISFDNGECVIKEKNSGNTLITINMTQNKMFPLEVSRIENFVLVADEKVDSIL from the exons ATGCGATCTTATGGAGAGAAGATTACTGACCAGACCATCATTGAAAATGTATTGAGAAGTTTAACTCCAAAATTTGATCATGCTGTCGCTGCAATAGAAGAATATATGGATTTGTCAGTTTTTTCATTTGATGAACTAATGGGGTCTTTGCAAGTCCATGAGTCAAGAATTAACAGGTcacttaaaaaaaatgaagaaaagaCGTTTCAAATGAAGGAGGCAGTCTCAAAACTTGGAGAAATTGAAATCTCAACAACTAAAGGCCATGGAAGAGGAGGATTCCGTGGTCATGGTCGTGGTCGAGGTTTTGGTAGAGGACGAGGCAGAG CTTATTGTCCAAACAAAGACCAGCAAGTGAATTATGCGGCAGAGAATGAAAAGGAAAGTAAGCTTTTTATGGTTCATTCTAATACTGACAATAATTCAAGTGGTGTGTGGTTTGTAGATAGTGGTTGTTCAAACCATATGACGGACACAAAATCCATGTTTAaagaacttgatgagacacaAAAGGTGAAGGTGCAGCTTGGGAATGGTAAAGATGTGCAAGTTGAATGGAAAGGTACAATAGGCATTGAAACTACCAATGGTAAAATAAAGCTACTACGCAATATTCaatttgtacctgatttgggaTATAATTTGCTTAGTGTGGGACAATTAATGTCATGTGGATATTCTATTTCCTTTGATAATGGTGAATGTGTTATTAAGGAAAAGAATTCAGGAAATACGTTGATCACCATCAACATGACGCAAAACAAAATGTTCCCACTAGAAGTTTCACGCATTGAGAATTTTGTTCTTGTTGCTGATGAAAAAGTTGACTCCATTCTATAG